One region of Tachysurus fulvidraco isolate hzauxx_2018 chromosome 9, HZAU_PFXX_2.0, whole genome shotgun sequence genomic DNA includes:
- the suds3 gene encoding sin3 histone deacetylase corepressor complex component SDS3 codes for MASTLISPVVDYYNDEEELDSVDEDDDRSFRGRDSEEDTEDASETDLAKHDEEDYVELKEQMYQEKLASLKRQLQQLQEGTLQEYQKRMKKLDQQYKERLRNADLFLQLETEQVERNYIKEKKAAVKEFDDKKVELKENLIAELEEKKKMIENEKLTMELTGDSMEVKPIMTRKLRRRPNDPVPIPDKRRKPAPAQLNYLLTEEQIMEDLRTLNKLKSPKRPASPSSPEHLPTTPMESPTQRYEARIEDGKLYYDKRWYHKSQAIYLESKDNTKISCVISSVGTSEIWVRKTSDSTKVRIYLLQLQRGAFIIRRRSAV; via the exons ATGGCGTCGACTTTAATATCACCGGTGGTGGATTATTATAACGACGAAGAGGAGCTGGACAGCGTGGACGAGGACGATGACCGGAGTTTCAGAGGAAGAGACTCAGAAGAAG ACACCGAAGACGCCAGCGAAACGGATCTGGCCAAACATGACGAGGAGGACTATGTGGAACTTAAAGAACA GATGTATCAAGAAAAACTGGCGTCACTAAAGAGACAGCTGCAGCAACTCCAAGAAG GCACTCTGCAGGAGTATCAGAAGAGGATGAAGAAGCTCGATCAGCAGTATAAAGAGAGACTCCGCAACGCAG ATCTCTTCCTCCAGCTTGAG ACGGAGCAGGTGGAGAGAAACTACATCAAAGAGAAGAAAGCGGCGGTGAAGGAGTTCGACGACAAGAAAGTGGAGCTGAAGGAGAATTTAATCGCAGAgctggaggagaagaagaagatgatcgAGAACGAGAAGTTGACCATGGAGCTGACTGGAg ATTCCATGGAGGTGAAGCCCATCATGACTCGTAAGCTGAGGAGGCGACCCAACGATCCCGTCCCTATTCCAGACAAACGCAGGAAACCTGCTCCGG CTCAGCTCAACTATTTACTCACAGAAGAGCAGATCATGGAAGACCTGAGGACCTTAAACAAG CTCAAGTCACCTAAAAGACCAG CCTCCCCGTCGTCTCCCGAGCATCTCCCGACCACGCCCATGGAAAGCCCAACGCAGCGCTACGAGGCTCGGATAGAAGACGGAAAACTCTACTACGATAAAAGATG GTACCATAAGAGTCAAGCCATCTATCTGGAGTCGAAGGACAACACCAAGATCAGCTGCGTCATCAGTTCTGTAGGAACCAGTGAG ATCTGGGTGAGGAAGACCAGCGACAGTACGAAGGTGAGGATCTATTTACTTCAGCTCCAGCGCGGTGCCTTCATCATCAGACGCCGTTCGGCAGTGTAG